The genome window AATCGCCATCAACTTGAAGCGCGGTTAAATATCCGGTGTGGCAATTGACGCAATATCCTGGCTGACCCTTAAATGCAGGAAGCCCGTGAGCGTTTAGATACTCTTTATCGTTTCTTTTGGTTTCGATCTGATCTATCTGCGAATAGTAGTGGGTTCGCGGTTTGCTGTAATCCACGCCGAACGCATAGCCGTTCCAAAACACTGTAGCCGCAGGCCAGCGGATGATCTTGCTATAAGGGAAATCTCCGCCGAAAGCGGTTTCTACAAATTCGCTTCCTTTTGGATTTTCATCGCTTTTATGCTCCATTTTTTTGTAAGCGTCAAGCTGATTTGGGAAATTTGCGCCCCATTTTTCAAAATCCGGCTCGAGCTCGCTTACCTTATTTAGCATTAGCGGGTAAGTTTTTGACTCCTCTTTTTTATGAGCTATGTCGTTATAAAGAGCAAGTACGCCCGCACCGAGTGCAACGGCCACTAAAAAAGTAACCGCGTATAACAGTTTGTTATTTTTCATTTATTTTCCTCCTAGGATTGTTTTAAAAGTTATGTGCGTGTCCGGCTTGTCTGTGACAAGATACGCATTTTAACGGCTCGTTGGCATTAGCATACTGCCCGTGTTTGCCAGGCAAGCTATCGCCTATAGCTCTTGGATCGACTGAATTTCTAGCATAATCCTTATGGCACTCTATACAATTGTTTTGTATGATCTCCTTTTGCTCATCGCTTGCGGTAAACGATACGGGATTATCCAAGAAAGTAAACGCATAACCGTGCAAGAAGCCGTATTTAGCTTTCGCCAGCCATTTGCTTACGAATTCTTTAGGCATGTGACAATCTATACACGTCGTAACGTGTTGATGTCCGCCCTTAGACCAGCCTTCATAGACTTGGTTCATGACGTGGCAGTTTATACAGGCTTCGGGATCGCGAGTAAGATGCTGAGGACCATTAGCGAAAAAGAACGTAAAAATCCCGAATCCGCCCGTAAGTCCGATAACCGCCAGCAAAGCTATGACCCATTTAGACGCTTTTTTCTTTGCGTTTTCCATAATCGGCTTTCTAACCTCCTTTGTAAATTTAAATAAAACTTAACTTTATTTATCGGTCGGTATTTTATTATTAGTTCGCTTAAATTCTCATTTATTTTCCTAATATAATTAAAATTAAATCTAAAGCTTATTTTTATATTGTGTAAATATAACAGTAGTTGTTATCAATTTATTATGATTGATTTCAATCTATTTCGGTATTATATAATATAATATATTTACTATCTTAAATTTGAATAAAATTTAAAAACTAAAATACAAAGTAAACAATATCCAACATAGGCCAAAACTTTAAATTTAAATAATAAAAGCTGTGCTAAAATCATTTCTTTAAAAATTTGAAAGCTATGGGCTCGTCAAATTTGCGTTAATCGTGATAAAAAGGAATAAATTTGAAAGAAATTTTAATTACAAACGACGACGGATTCGAGGCTAGCGGCCTTCATGCTTTAGCTAGCGCACTGAGGGAGCTACCCGGTACGCGCGTTACGATCGTAGCGCCGAGTACCGAAAAATCAGCCTGCGCGCACTCTCTTACGCTCACTAGACCTCTTCGCTTTATCAAGCTTGACGACGATTTTTACAAACTCGACGACGCCACGCCCGCAGACTGCGTCTATCTCGCGCTTCATGCGCTTTACAAAAAACTACCCGACCTCGTAATCAGCGGCATAAACCACGGCGCCAATGTGGGCGAGGACATCACCTACTCGGGTACGTGCGGAGCGGCTATGGAGGGCGTTTTGCAGGGCGTGCCAAGCATCGCGTTTTCGCAGTTTTATAAAAACGATAGTATCGAAAAACTCGGTTTTTCGCTCGCGCAGCAAGCCGTCAAATTTATCGTTCCGCGCGTACTAAACGGCGAAATTTCCCTACCGCCGCGCCAGTTTTTAAACGTAAATATCCCCGCCGTCTCCGCCCGCGAATTTAGAGGCTACCGCATCGTGCCCGCAGGCAGACGCAGCTACGCCACGCACGCTATGCTTCACCGCAACCCGCGCGGCGTCGAGTACTACTGGCTCGGACAGCCGTCGAATTTAGACTACGAGCAAAACGGCGAGTCCGATATCAGCGTGCTTAGCGAGAGTTTCGCCTCGCTCACTCCGATCATGCTCGATATGACCGCGCACGCGAGCTTGCAGAGCCTAAAAACCGCGCTAAAGGATCAAATTTGAGCGAGGAAATTTTGGATCAAAACGACCGATTTACGAGGTCTCGCTGGCTGTTTGGCGATGATTTTAAAAAGCTTCAAAACGCAAACGTACTGATCTGCGGCGTGGGCGGCGTGGGCGGCATCTGCACGGACGCGCTGGCTCGCGCGGGCGTGGGTAAAATCACCGTCATCGACAAGGATATTTTTGATATAACCAATCAAAACCGTCAAATCTACAGCGAAGCCGTCGGCGCCGTTAAGGTCGGCGAATTTGCCAAAAGATATGAGTGCGTGACGGCGCTACAAGAACTTATGACGCCGGAATTTATCGCAAATTTTGATTTCTCGCCATTTGATCTCGTGATCGACGCTATCGACGACGTGCCCGCCAAGATCGCGCTCGCGATAAAAACGCACGAAAAGCTCATCAGCTCGATGGGCGGCGCAAAGCGCATAGACCCGACGCAGATCAAGGTCGCCTCCGTCTGGCAGACCTACAACGATCCGTTTGCTAAAAAAATACGCACCGAGCTTAAAAAAGCGGGCTTTAAAGGTAAATTTGACGTCGTGTTTTCTACCGAGCTGCCAAGATGCGTGAAACTGGGCAGCTTCATGGGCGTAACGGCGTGTTTTGGGCTAAATTTAGCGGCCTTGGCGGTAAATAAAATCATTAACGGCTAGATGCGGCCTAGACAAACTACCTCAGCCGTTTTAGGCTCGTTTTTGAAATTTTATATATTTTCGAGCTTGCGTTTTGGCTGAAATTTTGATCCACGACCTGATCCGCCGCCGCTTTTGCCCAGGCTTCGTCGAAGTTTTGCCCGTTTAAATTTGCGCTACTGGAGTAGAGCCAGTCAAATTTACGTAAAAACTCCTCATGGGCGCACTCTTTCACGATGCGCACGGCTCTAGCGTTCGGATATAAAAAGGTCGTTTTCCTCGCGCGGCGCACTAAATTTTTAAATTTAGCGGGCACGCGAGCGAGATTTTTTAGCTCGCTAAGCTTTGCCGTCGTTATGAGACAGGGTTTGTCTGCGGCTCGGCGTTTTAGCGCGTTTATCTCGCGAAAATCCTTGCTCAAAAATCCAGCCGTCGTATCGGTCTGCGCCAAATAGATCATCTCTCCTCCAAATTTACGCCTTTTTTCTATCTTTAGCCAGCAAAAATATGCACGAGATAATGAGCGTAAAGCCCGCGAAATCAAGAAACACGAACTCCGTCCCCAGCCAAAAATAGGCAAACGCCGCTGCGCTAACCGGCTCGATGCACGCGATCATGCTCGCCCTGCTCGCGCCTATTATCTTTAGCCCCGTCATGTAAAAGCTAAACGCGCATATCGTGCCTAAAATCACCACCGCCGCAAGCGCCGCAAAGCCCTGCGCGTCGCTCACGCCGCCTAGCTGCCAAACCCGCGTGTAAAGCGCGAGCGCGCTGCCGCCGATGACCATGCCCCAGCCTAAATTTAGCGCGACGGGGTATTTTTGATTTAGCTTCGTGGGGATGAGACTATAAATCACGACGCCAAGCGCGCTAATGAGGCACCAAACCAGCGCTTCCGCGCTGATAACGAGCGAGCCAAGATCGCCGTGGGTGGCGAGCAGCACGACGCCCAGCACCGCGAAAATGAGCGCGATGAGCTCAACCTTTTTAGGCACGCGTCGTTCTAAAAAGCAAACGACGGCGAGGATGAGCGCGGGCGCGGAGTACTGGATCACGGTCGCGACGGCGGCGTTTGAGAGCTCGACACCGCAAAAGTACGAATACTGCGTCATCATAAGCCCAAAAAACGCGTAGATGAGCAGCTGCGGCAAAAGCACGCGATCTTTTAGCGGCGCAAAGGCTAGGCGCGGCGAGCGAGCGATGTAATACGCCACCATCGCAAGCCCGGCGAGGCCTAGGCGGTAGGGCACGAGCCAGTCGGCGCTGACGCCTTTTTGCGTGAACAGATACTGCCCGCAAACACTGCTAAATCCCCATAATACGCCGCCAAGAAGCGTGATAAATACGCCAAAAAATTCGCTTTTTACTAGATTTTTCATTGCGCGATTATAGCTAAAAATTTCGGCCTAATCAATCTAACTTATTTATATCTAAAATCCTACGCCTAAAAAGGTCAAAATTCGCGTCGAGTTCGCTTTTGCGGTTTATAGAAATTTCTATAAATTCCCGCTCTTTTTCTATGCCGACGAATTTTCTCCCGAGTAAATTTGCCGCGATACCCGTCGTCGCAGAGCCTGCAAAAGGATCACAAACGACGCTATTTTGAGTGCTCGCCATTAAAATTAACCGCACCAAAAGCGGTAGCGGTTTTTGCGTCGGATGCTTGCCGCACGCCTTCTCCCACGGCGCGATCGCGGGCAAGTTCCACACATCGCGCATCTGCTTGTCGTTGTTTAGCTTTTTCATCAGCTCATAGTTGAAAATATGCTTAAATTTCTCACTTTTTCTTGCCCAGATAATCTGCTCCGAGCCGTGCGTGAGATAGCGGCAGCTAAAATTCGGCGGCGGATTGGTCTTCGCCCACGTGATGACGTTTAGAATTTTATAGTCCAGCTTTTGCAGCGCCCGACCGATTGAAAATATATTATGATACGTCCCGCTTATCATTATGCTGCCGTTATTCGTGAGTGCATCTTTGGCGAGCGCAAGCCATTCGAGATTAAATTTATCTATCTCGTCGATACCGTAGCTTTTGTCCCACTCGCCCTTGTTTACGCTTACGATTTGCCCGTTTTGAATACTGAGTCCGTCGTTTGAGAGAAAATAGGGCGGATCGGCAAAAATGAGGTCAAACTCGCCTTTAAATTTAGGCAAAATATTGAAGCAATCGCCTTTAAAAAGCTTAAAATCATCGGCTAACTTAAACATTTTTAAGCACTTTTATAAAGTAATAAAGCGTGGCGAGATTATAAATTTTAACGCTTTTGTAGGCTTCTTCCAGTTTGTTTTTAGCCGCCAGCCACCCCTGTCCGTCGGTTATCCAGATAAATTTAAATCCGCCACAAAGCGCGATCTTTTGCGCTATTTCGATATAAGACCTTGCGACTTCGTTTAGCTTCGAGCCGCCCGTGCCGTAAAAATTCGCTTCGATCAGATACGTTATGCCGCCCGCCCTAATTACAAAATCGAAAATCTTTTGATCGCTTCCTAAATTTAGAGCAAATTTTCTACTGCTAACCTCGGTCTGAAAGCAGATATTTTCACTCTTTTCGGGCAAAACAAAGAGTGCTTTGATGTGCTAAATTTACTTATTGCCGTTCGCGATAAAAACACGGACGTGATAGCGACTAGCGGTGAGCTAACGAAACTCGGAACGTATTTTAAAAGTCCCGAAAAAATTTATGAGTTTTGCCAAGAAAGCGGACTAGATAAAATTTTTACGGATGGAAAGGTTAAAAATTTGCACGATTACGTATTCGGCGTGGAAGTCGGGCTCGATACGAACGCGCGAAAAAATCGCGGAGGCGCAAATTTCGCGCGAACGATTTCAGAGTATCTTGAAAGTGAAAATATCTGTTTTCAAATCCTTTGAACCGAGTAAAAAATCAAGCGTGTGGAGTTTGATAGAAACGGCTTTTAGATTTTTGCCGCATTTTTCAAAGTCGGTAAAGTAGTCAAGGCTTGCATTTGTTTTTCTAAGTGAGCGTAAAAAGTCATCGAATTTCGTTA of Campylobacter showae contains these proteins:
- the nrfH gene encoding cytochrome c nitrite reductase small subunit, with protein sequence MENAKKKASKWVIALLAVIGLTGGFGIFTFFFANGPQHLTRDPEACINCHVMNQVYEGWSKGGHQHVTTCIDCHMPKEFVSKWLAKAKYGFLHGYAFTFLDNPVSFTASDEQKEIIQNNCIECHKDYARNSVDPRAIGDSLPGKHGQYANANEPLKCVSCHRQAGHAHNF
- the surE gene encoding 5'/3'-nucleotidase SurE, whose product is MKEILITNDDGFEASGLHALASALRELPGTRVTIVAPSTEKSACAHSLTLTRPLRFIKLDDDFYKLDDATPADCVYLALHALYKKLPDLVISGINHGANVGEDITYSGTCGAAMEGVLQGVPSIAFSQFYKNDSIEKLGFSLAQQAVKFIVPRVLNGEISLPPRQFLNVNIPAVSAREFRGYRIVPAGRRSYATHAMLHRNPRGVEYYWLGQPSNLDYEQNGESDISVLSESFASLTPIMLDMTAHASLQSLKTALKDQI
- a CDS encoding ThiF family adenylyltransferase is translated as MSEEILDQNDRFTRSRWLFGDDFKKLQNANVLICGVGGVGGICTDALARAGVGKITVIDKDIFDITNQNRQIYSEAVGAVKVGEFAKRYECVTALQELMTPEFIANFDFSPFDLVIDAIDDVPAKIALAIKTHEKLISSMGGAKRIDPTQIKVASVWQTYNDPFAKKIRTELKKAGFKGKFDVVFSTELPRCVKLGSFMGVTACFGLNLAALAVNKIING
- a CDS encoding Sua5/YciO/YrdC/YwlC family protein gives rise to the protein MIYLAQTDTTAGFLSKDFREINALKRRAADKPCLITTAKLSELKNLARVPAKFKNLVRRARKTTFLYPNARAVRIVKECAHEEFLRKFDWLYSSSANLNGQNFDEAWAKAAADQVVDQNFSQNASSKIYKISKTSLKRLR
- a CDS encoding DMT family transporter; translated protein: MKNLVKSEFFGVFITLLGGVLWGFSSVCGQYLFTQKGVSADWLVPYRLGLAGLAMVAYYIARSPRLAFAPLKDRVLLPQLLIYAFFGLMMTQYSYFCGVELSNAAVATVIQYSAPALILAVVCFLERRVPKKVELIALIFAVLGVVLLATHGDLGSLVISAEALVWCLISALGVVIYSLIPTKLNQKYPVALNLGWGMVIGGSALALYTRVWQLGGVSDAQGFAALAAVVILGTICAFSFYMTGLKIIGASRASMIACIEPVSAAAFAYFWLGTEFVFLDFAGFTLIISCIFLLAKDRKKA
- a CDS encoding DNA-methyltransferase, whose product is MFKLADDFKLFKGDCFNILPKFKGEFDLIFADPPYFLSNDGLSIQNGQIVSVNKGEWDKSYGIDEIDKFNLEWLALAKDALTNNGSIMISGTYHNIFSIGRALQKLDYKILNVITWAKTNPPPNFSCRYLTHGSEQIIWARKSEKFKHIFNYELMKKLNNDKQMRDVWNLPAIAPWEKACGKHPTQKPLPLLVRLILMASTQNSVVCDPFAGSATTGIAANLLGRKFVGIEKEREFIEISINRKSELDANFDLFRRRILDINKLD
- a CDS encoding DpnII family type II restriction endonuclease; this translates as MPEKSENICFQTEVSSRKFALNLGSDQKIFDFVIRAGGITYLIEANFYGTGGSKLNEVARSYIEIAQKIALCGGFKFIWITDGQGWLAAKNKLEEAYKSVKIYNLATLYYFIKVLKNV
- a CDS encoding type II restriction endonuclease → MLNLLIAVRDKNTDVIATSGELTKLGTYFKSPEKIYEFCQESGLDKIFTDGKVKNLHDYVFGVEVGLDTNARKNRGGANFARTISEYLESENICFQIL
- a CDS encoding DpnII family type II restriction endonuclease — protein: MSRKLKFRKFMEPNLTKFDDFLRSLRKTNASLDYFTDFEKCGKNLKAVSIKLHTLDFLLGSKDLKTDIFTFKIL